The Streptomyces sp. DG1A-41 genomic sequence TGGTGACTGGCAACGATCGCGCACCCAGCGTGACACCGCACTTATCTCCACGTCAAGAAAATGGACATCAAGAGACTCTACGTCGACACAACCACTACACTGATCGACATGGAGGACGAGGTCGACCGGCTGGTCGCAGCATGGCGGCGGGAGCGCCCGGACCTCGACGTCGAACCGCTCGAGGTGCTCAGCCGCGTGAGCAGACTGGCCCGGCATCTGGACCGGGCACGTCGGCTGGCCTTCTCGGAGCACGGCCTGGAGCCGTGGGAGTTCGACGTCCTGACGGCGCTGCGCCGCGCGGGCACGCCGTACCAGCTCTCGCCGGGACAGCTCCTCACCCAGACCCTGGTCACGTCGGGCACGATGACGAACCGCATCGACCGCCTGGCGAAGAAGGGCCTGGTGGAACGCCTCCCCGATCCCAGCGACCGCCGAGGCGTCCTGGTCCGGCTGACGGACGAGGGCAGGGACCGCGCGGACCAGGCCCTGGCGGGTCTGCTGGACCAGGAGCGCGCGATCCTCGCGGAGCTCACCCGAGCCCAGCGCGGCGAACTGGCCGGGCTGCTACGCCAGCTGACCGCCCCGTTCGACAACATCCCCGGCTAGGTCGGCGGGCCCCACTCCGGCACGCCGGGCCAGGGCCACGGCGGCGAGCGTGGAATGCACTCCCAGCTTGCCCAGCACGTTCTGCATGTGCGTACGCACCGTGTGCGGCGACAGATAGAGGCGCTCGGCGACGGCCTTGCGCCCCAGCCCAGCCACCATGCACCGCAGCACTTCCCGCTCACGCGGAGTGAGGGACTCCACGAGCCGCTCGCTCTCGGTGCGGTGCTTGCGGGCCGCGGTCAGCTCGCGCAGGACTCCGGTCAGCAGGGCGGGCGGCAGATGCGTCTCCTCCCGCAGCACGCCCCGGATGACGGTGAGCAGCCGGGACAGCGAGCAGTCCTTGGCGACCCACCCGGAGGCCCCGGCCTGGAGGGCCAGCGCGGCCCGGCGCGGGTCGTCCTTCTCGGCGAGCACGACGATCCGTACGTTCGGCTGCGCGGAGCGCACCCCCGTGACGAGGGAGATCCCGTCGACGAGCCCGTCCTCGTTGCCCTCCTGCACGGGTACGGCCGGGCGGGCGCCCGGCACCTTGCCACCCAGGTCGGCGTCGACGAGCAGCACGTCGA encodes the following:
- a CDS encoding response regulator transcription factor; translated protein: MVRIRVLVVDDHRIFAESLAAALAAEPDVDVSAAGSGPAALRCLERAVAEGRRFDVLLVDADLGGKVPGARPAVPVQEGNEDGLVDGISLVTGVRSAQPNVRIVVLAEKDDPRRAALALQAGASGWVAKDCSLSRLLTVIRGVLREETHLPPALLTGVLRELTAARKHRTESERLVESLTPREREVLRCMVAGLGRKAVAERLYLSPHTVRTHMQNVLGKLGVHSTLAAVALARRAGVGPADLAGDVVERGGQLA
- the tamR gene encoding MarR family transcriptional regulator TamR, whose protein sequence is MEDEVDRLVAAWRRERPDLDVEPLEVLSRVSRLARHLDRARRLAFSEHGLEPWEFDVLTALRRAGTPYQLSPGQLLTQTLVTSGTMTNRIDRLAKKGLVERLPDPSDRRGVLVRLTDEGRDRADQALAGLLDQERAILAELTRAQRGELAGLLRQLTAPFDNIPG